The Leptodactylus fuscus isolate aLepFus1 chromosome 5, aLepFus1.hap2, whole genome shotgun sequence genome segment GGTGTGAAATCCATATTATTCTACTCCCAGTTATCGGAGGAACTGATGGGAAATCATTATTTTTCACCATATTGCTTTGTTTCATGGGGAtgaaaacagcaccacacttgtctGCGGGTTGGgtatggtattgcaactcagactCATTTCCTTCCATGAAGATGTGATAGTAAAATTGCTGACATTCGAAAAGACCAACAAAAAAAgtcaataaaaaggattaaacgTTGGAATATAAATGGTGATAGACATGGACAATTGCTTCCTATTGTTGAGGGTGAGAAGTTATTGGGTTGTCTGGTACTTGGTCTTTGCCAAAATTTGCAGGCTAGTGTGAACCCTCAAGGTGATAACCTGGGACCACAAGAATAATTGTCTAATCTTGAGGACAACTCAGTTGCCATTAGATGACATTGACCAGTCTAGTGCTGAATGTTGTGTTCCATGGTAAAgtgttaggggaaaaaaaaatctcttctgAAGCCACCAGTGAAGACATCTATTGTGAATTTTGGTGTGATGGGTTTTTTCAAAATTGCAACCTCCAGATTGAACATTGTTCTTGGTCTGTGAGGTTTGAAGAAGTCCTGAAAAAATAACCTCATAGGTAAAACAAGCATTTACAATGAGACATCACACAAGATGGGCATGGTGGGATCTTCGAAAACAATATAATGTGAAGACTTGTCATCGGTATCTAGATTATTCCATGTTCATCAATTTGAATATTGTGAATTTCCTATCCACTAATGGGTTATTTTTTTCAACCACTTGTATCACACTTGTTTTTTGCCAACTTACTTATGGCGACTCAATAAAAATGTCACATAAAAAATTTAGTAGAAGTACCAATGGTGGTAAAAAGCTAAAAGATCACCCAGTGTGAGCCCTCATGGTGAAAGTCTGAGCACTGTAGATAATTGACCACTATTGTTGAGGGCAATAAGTGGTCTTGGGTGGACCATTAAAAGCCAAACAATGGGAAGACTATCACCCGTTGTGTGAACCCACAAGGTGATAAGCTGAGGCCACAAGAATAATTGACCACTAATGTTGAGGACGTGAAATGTTCTTGGGTGGACCTTCGAAAGAATTACAATAGGAAGACATGACTTGTCATCAGAACGTACAATGCTTTAATTTCTTATAGATGCTTACACCATGACCAATGTGGATATTGTGAATTTTTAGTCCTTCTCCAGTGAACCCCATCATCGCCCAAGTAAATACCAGTTCCCCATGTCCTCATGGGTTGTTTTATCTTCAACTAGTTCTATCACTCTTGCTTTTCACTAACTTAATGGTgactcaaaaatatatatttgagaAAGTTGAATGATTTCTACAGATGGCCAATGGTAATTACTGGTATACATAGAGGTCCAAAATTTATTTGACAAGCATGCAGATATGTAAAGAGACTCAGATCATTAAATCTGCATGTCCTTGTAGATAATGTAACCATTGGCTCGTCATTAGATGTCAGGGCTTGGAACAGAACGTACAACTTTTTATTTCTTGGGTAAGTCACATCTACAATTACGGGTGAAATTGGTTTTATAAATATCTGTAATTTAAGGCTACAATGAGAGCACATTAGCTCAGCAACGAGGTCGTGACTTAAAAGCCTTGTACCGAGTGTTTCTTCTCGGTCTTGCCAGTTACTACGTGGCCAGGATATGATTCATTAATGGGAACATGACTTAGTAAAAGCGCCTTGTTCTGTTTTTGGACTCATCTGTAATTATCGCCTTCCCTGTAGTtcaattttcttttttccatttttgattcAGGGCTCGGAGATAAGAAAATCAATGCGTCGGATCCGGCACGGGTGAGTAATCGAAGAACAAAGTCGGTTAATTTTACTACATCGCTTTGGGTTTCTTGTGTTAGGAATTAATTAGGGGTAGAGTTAAAAGGACTCAGGATATGATGCACAAATCAATAAGTTTTTGTTCTGATGCCACAAAGGTTCTTAACAGAGAGTGTAAGAACATGATCAGGCATAGGGCAAAGTTGAGGCAACCACTGTAGAAGTGTAGCCTTCTTCAGGTTGAGCTATATCCATGGAGAATAAGACTGGGGGATTTTGAGACAACTTCCTTCGTTGCCTTTGGTATGCACACTCTTGTGCCTGTATTAGCTAACCGGAGACATCTTGCTGGCAGATCTCTTTTGGCTCATTGTACTTCTTCGGCAAGATCTAGACTAACTACGTGAGATGAAAAGGCAGGTGAGAACATAGACCATGTCAAAGGGAAACAAGGGGGGGAGGGAAAATTTAGGTTCAActtgcaaaaaatatatagaagaaCAATGTAACTCACGTTCTTGAAAGAGTAATGCACGGAGAGTTCTTGCGGCCCAAGAAACTTGTAATAGAAACTTCTCAAAAATGTAAAACTCCAGCATAAACGtcctttttcataaaaaataacttttaataggaAACTTTAAGTTAAAAAATCCACAAGTGTCTCTTAAGCAACCTCTGAGAAACAGAATATGCTATACAGTGAGCTACATTGAATAACTAACAGATGTTAGTAGacactgactgacgcgtttcgacacaTGATGTGTCCTAGTCGTAgcttaggctacgactaagacacaccatgtgtcgaaacgcgtcagtcagtgtCTACTAACATCTGTTAGTTATTCAATGTAGCTCACTGTATAGCATATTCTGTTTCTCAGAGGTTGCTTAAGAGACACTTGTGGATTTTTTAACTTAAAGTttcctattaaaagttatgttttatgaaaAAGGACGTTTATGCTGGAGTTTTACATTTTTGAGAAGTTTCGAGAACATAGACCAGTTGGTTTAaaattccgctgtactcttccctggtcagaccacacctggaatacagtgtacagttctgggcgcctcaattcaagaaagacatcgatatattggagcaagtccagagaagagcaaccaaaatggtggaaggtctgcaaaccatgtcctatgaggagcggctaaaagaactgggattgtttagtttgcagaagagaaggctgaggggagatttaatagcagtctacaaatatctgaaaggtagtcacagtgcagagggatctaccctattctcattagcacaaggaagtacaagaagcaatgggatgaaactaaagggaaagagatacagattagacattaggaaaaactttctgacagtgagggtagtgagagagtggaataggctgccacgggaggtggtgggcgctccatcaatggaaatcttcaagcggaatctggataaacatatgctgggatgatttaggaaaacctgcactcgcagggggttggacccgatggcccttgaggtcccttccaactctaccaaaaagtaaaagtaaaaagtaaaaatcATATGCAAAAATATCATGAGCAAAGCGGAGTCCCACCAGATAAGCCATCGTGATAACAGGACATACTTGTTGAAAATGAAAACCTTGCAAAAGTTGACTCCATGAAGAAGAAGGATGCAACGACTGGGAGTAACTTCCTTTGTGGGACCTTAAGTGGTCATCTTGTTTGCCTCTATAGACACTCTAGTGACAAAGGTATTAGCAATCCAGAGACAACACTTTGTCAGATGGACTTCATCAGCAAAGTTTAGACCAACTATGCAAGAAGATTAAGCAAGGGTGGACTTAGTTGAGAGTCAACCCCATAACAATATCAAAATGGGATCCCTTTGAGTAGTGGTCCATGTCAAGGAGCCATACAGCTAACAGGACGAAAATGAAGCTTTTACAGTTTGATTATATCAATGGAGAAGGAGGATGAGGCAGATTTATTTTATCCTTTCCAGATATTATCTTAAACAAAAACAAGCTCTCATGAGTAGATCTGTTTTGGTCTGTAGAAACTTATCAGTAAAGTGAGGTTTATTTTGGGAGATGTTGAAGACAGGTGAACATAGACACGATAGTACACCATAGCAGTACCAAAATTAGGTCCGTTTAGGTGGTAATTCAAGATTTTACTGTGGTGGTAACAGGACAATCTAGATGATCCTTCTACCTTCTGGAGAAAGAGCCTTGTGCAGGTTGATGATATCCATAGAGAAGAAGGATGGACCAACTTGGAAAAGTTTCCTTCATGGACCACTAAGCAGTCATCTTAGATGTCTCTGTGGTATAtatgctagtgtatatatatagtatatgctgGTATATAGCCATTAACTAACAAAAGACAGGTTTTTGAGGACAGATCTGTTGTGAACTTTTCGGCTTCATCAGCAAGATTTGAGCTAAGTATGGGAGATCTTAGAATACTGCTAGGCCTTAAAGACAACCCTTTTACTTCTTCCCTGTCAAGGCTTGGTAACAGATTCCTAATTATTTATCTATAAGACATGTAGTTCATATCTACTTGTTGTTTGCACCTACCATGTGTCACAGAATTATTGTAGGTCCTCCTCATGTCATTATATTAAATGACATACTGTAGCACACAGACATAACCTGCAGTTATAGTCATTAGATATTCTTTGTTTGATTCTCCTTAGGAAAGTGACGTTTGTTCCAAACTTATAGAGCAAGTAAAACGGGATGTACATCTAAGTGATGGAGAAGAGAAAAGTAGACAAAAAAGTTCTACATCCTCCCGGTAGATAAAGTTGTTTGGCCTAATTTATCAAACCTAGAAGAAAATCTGGCCTTGTATCTGGTATCTGCATATAACCTGTGCCTCCTATTATTCCATATGTGCTGATACGTTACAGTTCCTCGACCAAAGAGAAGAGAAAGGAAAGACGAGAGGAAGACACAAACATCATGCAAGTGCAGAAAGATAAGGATGTAGAATGGGCCAAGGCCAAAGTAAAGGTTAGATACAGGGTGTCTCTATGATACTTTCAACTTTTTGAATTTGTACCCTTTTAAAGCAGGCTTCAGATCATAATAGGGAAGAACATCTTAATAGAATATGTCTGATCTTATTAATCAAGATGCCAGACCTGGTGCAACCCTTGAACTTTCTTGTTGCTCAGTGCTTCCCCCCATTAGGAATTGACTGGCATTGCTTGCTTTAGGCTTTACTATTGATGAGGGCTCCAAAGCTTTCATCTCCAAATGTGAACATATATCCTATCACGGTTCTATGACTTATGGGACAACCTCCCCTAAAGGGTTTTCCATGGTGACACGTTCAGTTACAACACTCTATCTGGAAAAACATTGATGTATTGCCCCTCTGTTCGGAGGGATACTAGAGAGCCTTCCACCAATTACTGTATACATATGACCTATTCAAGGGGCTATGAAGAAATGACTTAGTCTTTTCAACCCAACTTGACCCTCTCTAGAAGAAGTGGTACCTTTTTGGGTGACATAAAAATGTATTGCCCACGGCCCTCTTTACTACAGTGGCCTCCACCAATTACACAtacatgacctattctaagggctcgttcacacgggggggggggggggattttggcaccgagagggtcaaaacccgcctgccatgaccgTCGCTCCCactccggagttggctcaaatgaatgggccgactccagaggttgctgctgccaggcggaagccgcggctcagcgagccgcggaatccgcctgaagaaagggcagctagaacgctagtggtctccatagaccaccattgtatggaggtggattttgaggcgaaatccgctgtcgaaatccacctccttgcacccgtgtgaactagccctaagagtcatGAAGGCATTTAATAGTCTTCTAAACCTAATGTGACTCTATCTAGACATGATAGGATAGGCCACATAAAACTTTATTACTCATGGTCATTGGCTACTGTATTTAGAGAAGATAATAAAGAGAGCAAGCACCTTGACCCAAAGGCCCAGCTTGCCCACAAACCCTCAGTTCCAATCAGACATCTGGGTTCAATTTTGGCTGAAAACCTAAAGCCATCCTTGATGTTGGTTACATATCACTCTATAGTGACTTTAAGTAACATCAGCAATCTAATGTGGAGATGTCACTATTCCAATGGGCACCctgacaccaaatttcctactGGTAAGTGCCTGGAAATGGTGTGGGCAGAGACAGAGGGTATAATAAAGGTGTCCCTTGTGTCTGAATAGTAGACAAGGAAACTGTCAACTGGGAAAAATGTCTTTGAGTGTTTCATAGAGGTATGTCTATCAGTCAACGATCGCTCaccaagaagtacactacccaaaaggagACTTTGATAGGCCTGTTATAGTGCGGCATAGAAAGCACTtgtacgccctcttgtggcaagaaccAGTGTATAATCAGACTAAACCTGTAATCATTTATTTGTCTGCCTGATACTGTACTGCAGGGCTAGTATGGCTACAATACCTTATGTCTATCTAGAGGCGGTATTTTTTTTGTTAACGAGTGtagattattttttaattactCGCTATATTACATGCTGCAGGTTGAAGAATTTTTGGATTTTCCTGGAGTCATGGCTGCTATGGCTTACAGGTAAGATTTACTAAATGTGTCCAGATTGAAGATACATATTATTAGCTATACAAGAACAATGCATAGTAAAATAGAAAGAGAAAGAGCGCCACTCTTGTTCTCAGGCTataatctggtattgcagcttagtcctaCTCAATACTGGACACATAACATAAGCTTATGACATACATCCAAGTTTCATGTTAAGTTATTGGGGTCCGTATATCATTAGGGCACCTCTATAATTGTCATTTTTTTTGCATGaatataatgtacaaaaaaaaatattaaaatgtctTTACAATCTAGAAATCAAGGAAAAGCCAAAGGATCTTCAAAGAACGCCTCAAATAGTGGGGGAGAATTAGCATCTCGCTGTCAGGCTGTGAGTATCATGTGTTTTGAGTCTTAAGAAATAAGTTATATCTTTATTGCATAAGTCTTAGCACCCCAGGAAAAATCTACATAACGCTTGGGGTTTGGTCATGGTAATAAAGCTTCTGTTATTCAGGACGGTGCTGTCTATAGTACAAATCTCTGACGCAGAAGATGTCACAGGGTGGCGCTATACACACGAGCAGTTCCATTATGCTCTGTGGTCAGATTTGGGAAGGTTTCCAGACTGGATCTCAGTTTGGAAGAATAAATACAGAATCAATGATATCAGCGTTTTACATTGGCGCTCATCAGCTGTCATTCCAGCATGTTTAATTGGATCATTTGTCTCACTTATTACCCTGCGCCATGATCGCACCTGCCGGGTTTAGTTTAGGCCGGGACCCATATGGTCCGAGCAGGGCATGAGAAGAGAGGGACTTCAGTCATGGGTAATGATTCCTTCAGTGGTGCAGATCTGAAAATTCTGTTTACGGCTCTGAttaaagttatttattttttcagtgaaATTTTACTTCCTGCCATTAAACTCTACAGACATCGTTCAGTAACTTTAcaaatactttatttattttgtacagattttgaaatatttttttctccattcacatccagagcagaTTTCAAAGTACTGCTGGTTCAAAACAGACATCTGTTGACTATATAACCTCTGGCCATGTACCTGTTATCTGAGCGTTGCGCTGTGTTAACATGAAACTGAAAAAATTGTGAATGCTGCTTTGGTTTTGAACGGAGTAGAAAATGGATGGCTAAAATTGGTagaaaaagaagtaaaaaaaaaaacccaaaaaacataatTTCAAATTTATGGAGATTTAAACTTtgaaattatgtcaaatgtttggaaagcagagtttttggaaaCAGCAACCCCCGTAATACAAGAATCAGGACCCACAGTAATCAGGTGAGTGCGATCTTGGTCTGGGGGTCCACAGTTTACAGGTATTTTCAGAGAGTTTTGGAGTGGTTTGCATATACAATACCTCCTTTTTGAGCCAGGTCAAGCCAAATTTGTTGTGATTGTTTCTGAAAAAGGATTGTTGGGTGTATATGGtaatttagggatctggtctggggtttgcattagcttaggggtctggtctgaggcaTGTATTAGTTAAGCAGTATGTAATAGTTTTGAGATCTGGtccagggtctgtattagttcaggggtctggtctggggtctgtatttgtttaggggtctgatctggcatcttcattagtttaggggtctgatctggcctctgcatagtttaggggtctggtctggggtatgtactagtttaggggtctggtttggggtctgtattagtttaaggatctactgtctgcattagtttaggggtctggtctgtggtctgtattagtttgtgagtctggtctgggatctgtattagtttagcagTATGTAATAGTTaaaggatctggtctggggtctgtattagtttaggggtctggtctggggtcggtattagtttaggggtctggtctgggatctgtattaattTAGCAGTATGTATTAGTTaaaggatctggtctggggtatgtattagTTTATGGTCTGATCTGGCATCttcattagtttaggggtctggtctggggtatgtactagtttaggggtctggtctggggtatgtactagtttaggggtctggtctgggatctgtatttgtttaggggtctgatctggcctctgcattagtttaggggtctggtctggggtatgtactagtttaggggtctggtctggggtttgtatttgtttaggggtctgatctagCGTCCgcattaatttaggggtctgatctggggtctgtatttgttttggggtctgatctggccttggcattagtttaggggtctgatctggggtcagtATTAGTTTAGGTCTTTGGTCTGGGGTACGTatgagtttaggggtctggtttggggtctgtattagtttaaggatctactgtctgcattagtttaggggtctggtctgtggcctgcattagattaggggtctggtttgcggtctgtattagtttagcagTATGtaatagtttaggggtctggtttggggtctgtatttgtttagcagtatataatagtttaggggtctggtttggggtctataTTTGTTTAGGGTCTGATCTGGCATCttcattagtttaggggtctgatctggcctctgcattagtttaggtgtctggtccgGGGTATGTactagtttagggatctggtctggagtctgtatccatgtaggggtctgatctggcctttgcattagtttagggatctgttCTGGGGTATGTAcgagtttaggggtctggtctgaggtctgcatTAGTTTAAGGGTCTGATTTTGGGTTTGAGTGTAGAGATCTAGTATAACACAGTGTTTCCCCCTGATGTGACTTCTGGATTGTTGACAAGTCTGTATAATCTCCACAGCCAATGTATCTGAGCTCAAGCTCCAGCCTGGTGAGGGCCGGCAGCCGGACATGGTACACTGGTCTGTTGTATCAGTGTGTGGCATTCCGCAGCTGGTGAGCGCCCCCTCCTCTGCCTTTTCAGGGCCGTCAGTACTGTCAGCAGTTGTTTCCCTCCATCAGGCTGGGATCAGGTGCCCCTGAGGTGTAAAGCAGAAGATTTAGAATCGCACTCTCAGGAGATTAGACTTTGTGTCAACCAGGGCGCTCCCTGGGGGTAGCGAATATATTCCTGGCACCTGATCACGTTGTCACATTGTAGAAATAACAAAAACTCACAGTATCATAAAAATGATAAATTTCTGCTATATCCTACTGGGTTCTGGTCACAACTTTGAGTCTAAGAAATCCTAAGATTCTCAGAGAATCGTTCCTCTAGGTGGGATGAGGTCATGGGCAAGGAAGGCTTTAACAAACCATTCaaccctgacttttttttttttttttaagataaaaaGCTACTACTTGACCTTGGGCACTGGTCTGGGCTTTTGGTATGATTAGAGACCACCATCGTTTCTTATGCTAGATTTACACTTCCGCTTGGGgatccaaaaaacggaaaccctatccgcttaaaaattggttacatgtggaccccgtagactgtaatggagtctgcCCAATATCAGGCGGATATTAAatattttaagcggattgggggACAGAGTCATTGAACAGTGacccaacgctagtgtgaccaCAACCTTAGAAGCTCTATGCCAAAAGCTATGGTGGGCAGAAGATATGGCCTCATGATATTTGGGTCATAGTTCTCTACCCCAAGGTTGTAAAAACACCTATTTAACCTATTGTTCTGCagcgttgatccagaagaagtgaTAAAACCCCCACTTTAGGTGAAAAAGAAATCCTTCCTGCTTCAAATATGAATCATAGAAACCTCAGGGGCGTAGATGTCTAATTTAGTCACACCCTATCATGCTATCACATCTGTTCTCTTTTACTCTCTATAACGTGAGATCACCTCATGCTGGATATCAGAACACTGGCTATGAAGGGAGACCTAGTAGTAATTTAAAGGGGGAGGGGCTCATGGAGAAGATCCATATTTATATGACTAACTAGGGCATATGGTAGTCACAGACCGGGGCCTCATAACAGGTGGACCCAGCCCATCAACATATTACATGGTCAGCCATTTATTCAGATGGTcaacatgtaatactacatttctccACTGGTGGCCACTGTTCTTCCACAATGTAAAAATTACTTGAGAAAATTACAGGACACTAAAAACATTAGCCCCAATGTCCTCCAAAGTTTTACTCAAGATTTTTATCCTCACAGATTATATTTTAGGATTATTTATGATATGTTtagtattttatttctttttgtctTCCAGGACCCCATCCCCAACACCAAACACAACGCTATATTCTTGAGAGACCATGAAAAGGCCGCTGAGGCCATACTCCTGAATCCTCAATATCAGAAGGTTAACCAACCTCAAGCAGTCAACATGCCACAGTCCACAAAATCACGAG includes the following:
- the LOC142204580 gene encoding uncharacterized protein LOC142204580; its protein translation is MVPPPDEYSPVLRETQNFPESHRAGHFQLVAHMNMFDNESWTFRIPVKISLKLSVEDTDRAGLGDKKINASDPARESDVCSKLIEQVKRDVHLSDGEEKSRQKSSTSSRSSTKEKRKERREEDTNIMQVQKDKDVEWAKAKVKVEEFLDFPGVMAAMAYRNQGKAKGSSKNASNSGGELASRCQADPIPNTKHNAIFLRDHEKAAEAILLNPQYQKVNQPQAVNMPQSTKSRVHGKKMAEKPDSIVVESNNGTDR